A section of the Candidatus Neomarinimicrobiota bacterium genome encodes:
- a CDS encoding KpsF/GutQ family sugar-phosphate isomerase: MAKNKNIQVGREVLQIEAEAVFNLREKIGDSFDTAVELIFDCKGRVVVTGMGKSGLISQKIASTLASTGTPAHFMHPSEAVHGDLGIVTKDDLILAVSNSGETHEIIQLMPAFERLGVKVITFIGRLESTIAKSAEVIIDTSVEREACTLDLAPTASTTATLALGDALAIALLEKRGFQREDFALLHPAGKLGKKLLLTAKEIMHTGNELPIVGADMDVKSTLLTISDKRLGIGIVVGDKGKIKGIITDGDLRRAFEKDEDILDKTAEALIMTGKPKWITEDTLAINALEIMEKHSITSLFIYNSKKTDGVPDGILHIHDILKSGVM; the protein is encoded by the coding sequence ATGGCGAAGAATAAAAATATTCAGGTAGGCCGCGAAGTCCTCCAGATTGAAGCTGAGGCTGTCTTTAATCTTCGAGAAAAGATCGGTGACAGCTTCGACACTGCTGTTGAACTCATTTTCGACTGCAAAGGACGCGTAGTAGTGACAGGGATGGGAAAATCAGGGCTTATATCGCAGAAGATTGCGTCCACACTGGCCAGTACGGGGACACCGGCGCATTTTATGCATCCCAGTGAGGCCGTTCATGGAGATTTGGGGATAGTGACGAAGGATGACCTAATCCTCGCTGTTTCGAACAGTGGTGAGACACATGAGATTATCCAGCTGATGCCGGCCTTTGAACGCCTCGGGGTGAAGGTGATCACTTTCATAGGGCGGCTGGAGAGCACGATTGCGAAGAGTGCTGAGGTGATTATCGACACCAGTGTTGAAAGAGAGGCGTGCACGCTCGATCTGGCGCCCACGGCAAGTACCACGGCTACCCTCGCCCTGGGAGATGCACTGGCAATTGCGCTGTTGGAGAAAAGGGGCTTCCAGCGTGAGGATTTCGCCCTCCTCCATCCCGCCGGTAAACTGGGGAAAAAGTTACTTCTTACTGCTAAAGAGATCATGCATACCGGCAATGAGCTGCCGATAGTGGGTGCTGATATGGATGTCAAATCGACTCTTCTGACCATCAGCGACAAGCGACTGGGAATAGGAATTGTTGTCGGTGATAAAGGTAAGATAAAAGGCATTATTACGGATGGCGATCTGCGCCGGGCATTTGAGAAGGATGAAGACATCTTGGATAAGACAGCGGAAGCTCTGATTATGACAGGAAAACCTAAGTGGATAACCGAGGATACGCTCGCCATCAACGCGCTGGAAATCATGGAAAAGCATTCTATTACTAGTCTCTTCATCTACAACAGTAAGAAGACTGATGGTGTCCCTGACGGTATCCTGCATATTCACGATATTCTTAAGTCGGGTGTGATGTGA
- the lptB gene encoding LPS export ABC transporter ATP-binding protein → MSDQSNGKLLRAQDLKKDYGQRTVVRGVELELNKGEIVGLLGPNGAGKTTTFYMITGMIRPTSGAVYLGDEEITQLPMYKRARKGIGYLAQEPSIFTKLTVEDNLKLVLEMTELSREEQADKLEFLLNNLSIASVRKNRGIHLSGGERRRTEISRALVTDPDFILLDEPFSGIDPIAVEDIQGIIRSLRKKNIGVLITDHNVRETLSITDRAYLLYDGQILRSGTSEFLANDTETRKLYLGSRFRLN, encoded by the coding sequence ATGAGCGATCAGAGTAACGGGAAGCTGCTCAGGGCGCAAGATTTGAAGAAGGACTATGGTCAGCGGACGGTGGTTCGCGGCGTGGAACTTGAGCTGAATAAGGGGGAGATCGTGGGACTCCTGGGGCCGAACGGGGCAGGAAAGACAACTACTTTTTATATGATCACCGGGATGATCCGTCCCACTTCTGGCGCCGTTTACCTCGGAGATGAAGAGATTACCCAGCTTCCTATGTACAAGCGTGCGCGAAAAGGGATCGGCTACCTTGCACAGGAACCTTCAATCTTTACGAAACTGACGGTGGAAGACAACCTCAAACTTGTGCTGGAAATGACAGAACTGTCTCGTGAGGAGCAGGCAGATAAACTGGAGTTTCTGTTGAATAATCTGTCCATCGCTTCAGTCAGAAAGAACAGGGGGATACATCTGTCTGGGGGTGAACGGCGGCGGACAGAGATCAGCCGGGCCCTCGTGACGGATCCGGATTTCATTCTCCTTGACGAGCCGTTTTCAGGCATTGATCCCATTGCTGTGGAGGACATCCAAGGTATCATAAGATCGCTGCGAAAGAAAAATATCGGCGTCCTGATTACAGATCATAACGTGCGGGAGACGCTCTCTATCACGGATCGTGCATACCTGTTGTATGATGGGCAGATCCTGAGGTCGGGCACATCCGAATTCCTGGCAAATGATACGGAGACGAGGAAACTTTATCTCGGTTCAAGATTCAGACTCAATTAG
- a CDS encoding 3-deoxy-manno-octulosonate cytidylyltransferase codes for MKIEGVIPARFDSTRFPGKVLIPIDGTPMVARVYAQSIKSSRLESVTVATDDNRVREVMETLAIPVTMTSSDHSNGSERVAEVAQSGNADVYVNIQGDEPFIDPRVIDELLAPFTADTPPRMGTVASTQLSDEDWTDPDVVKVRVSAIDTAEDFFRRPDGVEREQCYKHLGLYAYRRDILIRLAQMDASPRETARSLEQMRALDNGIPIRVVLTDYNSLSIDTPADLKIIGQEEAIG; via the coding sequence ATGAAAATCGAGGGAGTTATTCCCGCCCGTTTTGATTCTACCCGGTTCCCCGGCAAAGTTCTTATTCCAATTGATGGAACACCCATGGTCGCCCGCGTCTATGCACAATCGATAAAATCGTCTCGTCTCGAATCCGTTACCGTGGCCACAGATGATAACCGGGTGCGGGAGGTAATGGAGACTCTCGCGATCCCTGTCACCATGACTTCTTCTGATCACAGCAACGGATCGGAACGCGTGGCCGAAGTAGCTCAGTCCGGGAATGCAGACGTGTATGTCAATATTCAGGGTGATGAACCGTTCATTGATCCCCGTGTGATTGATGAGTTGCTGGCACCTTTCACGGCTGATACTCCTCCACGGATGGGCACAGTTGCCAGCACACAATTGTCTGATGAAGACTGGACCGATCCCGATGTGGTTAAGGTGAGAGTTTCCGCAATAGATACTGCGGAGGATTTTTTCCGCCGGCCGGACGGGGTAGAACGGGAGCAATGTTATAAACATCTTGGTCTCTACGCCTATCGTAGGGACATCCTTATCAGGCTGGCACAGATGGACGCTTCACCGCGGGAAACGGCAAGAAGTTTGGAACAGATGAGGGCTCTGGATAACGGCATTCCCATCAGAGTTGTTCTGACGGATTACAACTCCCTCAGCATCGACACGCCTGCAGATCTGAAAATAATAGGACAGGAGGAGGCGATTGGCTAA
- the gatC gene encoding Asp-tRNA(Asn)/Glu-tRNA(Gln) amidotransferase subunit GatC encodes MSEKEKVSREEVLKIAALAKLSLNEAEVERFTNQMNDILGYVEQLNELNTEDVEPLSHVLDLTNVIRKDNKGTSLGMQEVLKNAPETDGGFFVVPKVINRSS; translated from the coding sequence ATGTCTGAAAAAGAGAAAGTCAGCCGGGAAGAAGTGTTGAAAATTGCCGCTCTTGCCAAACTGAGCCTCAATGAGGCTGAAGTAGAACGGTTTACCAATCAGATGAATGATATTCTTGGCTACGTTGAACAGTTGAATGAACTGAATACAGAAGATGTGGAGCCTCTGAGCCACGTTCTGGATCTTACCAACGTGATACGAAAAGATAATAAGGGAACTTCTCTCGGTATGCAGGAGGTGCTGAAAAACGCTCCCGAAACGGACGGCGGGTTTTTCGTTGTTCCGAAGGTAATCAACAGATCATCATGA
- the rpoN gene encoding RNA polymerase factor sigma-54, with protein sequence MVELKQTLEQRQKLTPQHILQTVLLQLNTLDLESRIAEELEENPVLELSEAEADEQESLSQDENGEELSWDEYLNSPDDFRIRTKYDKSRERREMPLVDKPDPIERLLDQIRLLEISEKERKIAEEIAWNIDERGYLGTDISIIADRTSAAEEQVEQILHIVQRLDPPGIGCRDLMECLKIQLENVDNNVLALRIVTEYFEDFANKRFERLQNELQCSKEELDEAMEIISGLNPKPGEGSPTSAADLIVPDIVIEEIDGELVVDINDGNLPELQLSPVYMRMLEGGNGQDADVKKFVRQKAETARWFLQAVQQRQVTMMKVMKAIIERQRDFFNGDPSALKPMILKDIADDIGMDISTVSRVTRGKYVETPYGIYELKHFFSEGLTTDSGEEVSTKLVKKQLRKIIEEEEKQAPYSDDKLADLMKGKGFPIARRTVAKYREQMKIPVARLRREL encoded by the coding sequence ATGGTTGAACTTAAACAGACATTAGAACAGCGACAGAAGCTGACTCCACAGCATATTCTTCAGACGGTTCTGTTGCAGTTGAATACGCTCGACCTGGAAAGTCGGATTGCCGAAGAGCTGGAAGAAAATCCTGTTCTTGAATTGTCTGAGGCTGAAGCGGATGAACAGGAATCTTTATCGCAAGATGAAAATGGCGAAGAGCTCAGTTGGGATGAGTATCTGAACAGCCCTGATGATTTCCGTATCAGGACAAAGTATGACAAAAGTCGGGAACGGCGCGAGATGCCGCTGGTAGACAAGCCCGACCCCATAGAACGACTTCTTGATCAGATTCGCCTTCTTGAAATCAGTGAGAAAGAGCGCAAGATCGCTGAGGAGATTGCCTGGAATATCGACGAGAGAGGATATCTTGGCACAGATATAAGCATCATTGCAGACAGAACAAGCGCCGCGGAGGAGCAGGTAGAACAGATTCTGCATATTGTACAGAGGCTTGATCCTCCCGGGATAGGATGTCGGGATTTGATGGAATGTCTGAAGATTCAGCTGGAAAATGTAGACAACAATGTCCTGGCCTTACGCATAGTGACTGAGTATTTTGAAGATTTCGCGAACAAGCGGTTTGAGAGACTGCAAAACGAGCTGCAATGCTCGAAAGAAGAGCTTGATGAAGCGATGGAGATTATTTCGGGTCTTAACCCGAAGCCCGGTGAAGGTTCACCCACATCGGCGGCAGATTTAATTGTTCCTGATATAGTGATAGAAGAAATTGACGGCGAGCTTGTTGTGGATATCAACGACGGAAATCTCCCCGAGTTGCAACTTTCGCCTGTTTACATGAGAATGCTGGAGGGCGGCAACGGTCAAGATGCTGATGTGAAGAAGTTTGTCAGACAGAAAGCTGAAACGGCACGGTGGTTTTTGCAGGCTGTGCAGCAGCGACAGGTGACCATGATGAAGGTGATGAAGGCGATAATCGAAAGACAGCGTGATTTCTTCAACGGAGATCCTTCAGCCTTGAAACCGATGATACTCAAAGATATTGCCGACGACATTGGGATGGACATTTCCACTGTAAGCAGGGTGACCCGCGGAAAGTATGTAGAAACACCCTACGGTATTTATGAATTAAAGCACTTCTTTTCAGAAGGCTTGACAACGGATAGTGGGGAAGAAGTATCAACAAAACTCGTAAAAAAACAGTTAAGGAAGATCATAGAGGAAGAAGAGAAACAGGCACCATATTCGGACGATAAACTGGCTGATCTTATGAAAGGAAAAGGATTCCCGATTGCCCGCCGTACGGTGGCCAAGTATCGGGAGCAGATGAAAATCCCCGTAGCAAGATTGAGGCGGGAGCTTTAA
- a CDS encoding ABC transporter permease, whose protein sequence is MKFRRRKLRLFKHELRESLRMALQAIRANKLRSVLTLMGIVIGVFSVIGVMTAIRTLESSIESGLNIFGSNTFAIQKTPAIQIGGHGRRKYRNRPNITLAQFEELKRRAQIPLTVSVGDDHWGSKIKYGERETKTNVVIYAADEWTVKNHNTFIGDGRGIIADDVRFSRRVCVLGMDVVDLLFPFENPLGKTVESDGVKYQVIGVTERQGQIFGESKDNNIYIPVSTFLDKYGNRWTSLYITVEAPSAELYDETMDEVVGIMRTVRQLAPEAENDFEVWSNDTLIETFGQFTGGVKLFAFVISIIALVVAGIGIMNIMLVSVTERIKEIGIRKAVGATPRNILAQFLMEAVFLSEFGGIVGIIVGILGGNVVALIFNIPALIPLDWAFYSLFVCSLIGIGFGSYPAYRAAKLDPIESLRYE, encoded by the coding sequence GTGAAATTTCGCAGGAGAAAACTTCGCCTTTTCAAGCACGAACTGAGAGAGAGCCTGCGGATGGCGTTGCAGGCCATTCGCGCCAACAAGCTTCGTTCTGTCCTGACACTCATGGGAATTGTTATCGGTGTCTTTTCCGTTATCGGCGTCATGACAGCCATCCGTACGCTGGAGTCGTCCATAGAGAGTGGTTTGAACATATTCGGCAGCAACACCTTTGCGATTCAGAAGACGCCCGCAATTCAGATTGGCGGGCATGGACGACGAAAATACCGTAACAGACCCAACATTACCTTAGCACAATTTGAAGAACTGAAAAGGCGCGCTCAGATACCTCTCACCGTGTCTGTAGGCGATGATCATTGGGGATCGAAAATAAAATACGGGGAGAGAGAGACAAAAACTAATGTTGTTATCTATGCAGCGGATGAATGGACTGTCAAGAACCATAACACATTTATAGGCGACGGGCGGGGTATTATTGCTGATGATGTCCGCTTTTCCCGCAGAGTCTGTGTATTGGGTATGGATGTTGTCGACTTACTTTTCCCGTTCGAAAATCCCCTCGGTAAAACAGTCGAGTCAGATGGCGTGAAATATCAGGTCATTGGTGTGACCGAGCGGCAAGGCCAAATATTCGGCGAGAGTAAAGATAACAATATCTATATCCCCGTCTCGACATTTCTGGATAAATACGGCAACAGGTGGACATCGCTTTACATCACTGTGGAGGCACCATCAGCTGAATTGTACGATGAGACGATGGACGAAGTGGTGGGAATTATGCGGACTGTCAGACAGTTAGCTCCGGAGGCGGAAAATGACTTCGAAGTCTGGTCGAATGATACCTTGATTGAAACATTCGGTCAATTCACCGGCGGCGTTAAACTGTTTGCTTTTGTGATTAGTATCATCGCTCTTGTGGTGGCAGGCATCGGTATCATGAATATCATGCTGGTCTCAGTGACGGAAAGGATCAAGGAGATCGGTATCCGGAAGGCGGTGGGAGCGACGCCGAGGAACATTCTGGCTCAGTTTCTGATGGAGGCAGTCTTCTTGAGTGAATTCGGCGGTATCGTAGGTATAATCGTCGGAATTCTGGGTGGGAATGTTGTAGCCCTGATCTTCAATATTCCCGCCCTGATACCGTTAGATTGGGCTTTTTACAGCCTCTTTGTATGCTCATTGATTGGCATAGGGTTCGGCAGTTATCCTGCCTACCGCGCCGCAAAGCTCGATCCGATTGAGTCGCTGAGGTATGAGTGA
- the lptC gene encoding LPS export ABC transporter periplasmic protein LptC, which produces MIRCGWIAVALLISCSVKEDASPILTKDDFPDQESWNPTIILTREGRKRAVVRSGHLAKYSEVQEVVLDKKVDADFFSAEEEHMSNLKSEKALVYEATDNLLAIENVIVLSDSGVALFTDSLFWDNKAEKISTNDSVMLTTEIDDTLYGVGFESNVDLTHWKILKPWGVTSR; this is translated from the coding sequence ATGATCCGTTGCGGGTGGATAGCTGTTGCCTTACTGATAAGTTGTAGTGTCAAGGAAGACGCGAGTCCTATCCTGACTAAAGATGATTTTCCTGATCAGGAGAGCTGGAATCCGACCATTATCCTGACGAGGGAAGGCAGAAAAAGGGCTGTTGTCAGGTCGGGCCATCTGGCAAAGTACAGCGAGGTACAGGAGGTTGTGCTTGATAAAAAAGTCGATGCCGATTTTTTTTCTGCTGAAGAAGAGCATATGTCAAACCTCAAATCGGAAAAAGCTCTCGTCTACGAAGCGACGGACAATCTTTTGGCAATCGAAAATGTGATTGTGTTATCCGACAGCGGGGTGGCGCTTTTTACCGATTCCCTCTTTTGGGATAACAAGGCTGAGAAGATTTCAACCAATGATTCAGTTATGCTTACAACAGAAATAGATGATACGCTTTATGGTGTAGGATTCGAATCGAATGTCGATCTCACTCATTGGAAGATTCTCAAACCGTGGGGCGTAACCAGCAGGTAG
- the hflK gene encoding FtsH protease activity modulator HflK → MAKVMVGDREINIPQFNIGGLAILVVLAAVWMVLTAFYIVEPDEEGVVRRFGKWVRTEESGLHLKWPFPIEQVDLPKVTQVKEISVGRVLREAKMLTGDENILLVEVKVQYKIKDAAAYLFNVRDVEETIHDATESALRQVIGSRTIDDPLTEKKSEVMDEIQFLLQKMLDGYQTGIDIRQVQLQDVNPPKEVDHAFKDVQSAKEEKEKRINEALGYRSDVIPKARGGAEKLIREAEGYREQRIMRAEGDAEKFLSVLREYKKAKNVTEKRLYLETMEDVLPKVEKFIVDEETGNLLNILPLGNLEGATTKGGKK, encoded by the coding sequence ATGGCAAAAGTGATGGTAGGAGATAGAGAAATCAATATTCCTCAATTCAATATTGGTGGCTTAGCTATTCTCGTTGTACTTGCGGCTGTCTGGATGGTGCTGACAGCTTTTTACATCGTTGAGCCGGATGAAGAAGGGGTGGTGCGGCGTTTTGGCAAATGGGTGCGGACAGAAGAGAGTGGTCTGCATCTGAAATGGCCTTTTCCCATTGAGCAGGTGGACCTGCCGAAGGTGACCCAAGTGAAGGAAATTTCGGTTGGCCGTGTGTTGAGGGAGGCGAAGATGCTGACTGGCGATGAGAATATTTTGCTGGTGGAAGTGAAGGTTCAGTACAAGATAAAGGATGCCGCTGCATATCTGTTCAACGTCAGGGATGTAGAGGAGACAATTCACGATGCCACTGAGTCAGCTCTGCGACAAGTAATTGGTAGCCGCACCATTGATGATCCTCTCACAGAGAAGAAATCAGAGGTTATGGACGAAATCCAATTCCTGCTTCAGAAAATGCTCGACGGTTACCAAACAGGTATCGACATTCGGCAGGTTCAGTTGCAGGATGTTAATCCACCTAAGGAAGTTGATCACGCCTTCAAGGATGTTCAGAGTGCAAAAGAAGAAAAAGAGAAGCGAATCAATGAAGCACTCGGTTATCGGAGTGACGTGATCCCCAAAGCCCGGGGCGGGGCGGAGAAGCTGATCCGGGAAGCAGAGGGTTACAGAGAACAACGCATCATGAGAGCTGAGGGTGATGCAGAAAAATTCCTCTCCGTTCTCAGGGAGTACAAGAAGGCGAAAAATGTCACGGAAAAGCGCCTCTATCTGGAGACGATGGAGGATGTTCTACCTAAGGTAGAGAAGTTTATCGTGGACGAAGAGACTGGAAACTTGTTGAACATTCTACCATTAGGAAACCTTGAAGGTGCAACAACAAAAGGAGGCAAGAAATGA
- a CDS encoding CTP synthase, translating to MAKQPTKFIFVLGGVMSGLGKGIASASIGYLLKKRGLAVTILKLDPYLNVDPGTMNPYQHGEVFVLDDGSETDLDLGHYERFIDVDMSKANNATAGQVYRAVLDKERKGDYLGQTIQVIPHITDELRRRIIETNKPKRFDVVIAEVGGTVGDIESQPFLETIRQIRLDAGRENCFIALLTLLPYVDASEELKTKPTQHSVMKLREIGLEPNLILCRTSHHILKSAKEKISLFCNVPSSHVIEAREVKSIYEVPLVFHQQGVGDIIADQLQMDGAHPKIEELKEFINRFKNPSHEVTIALCGKYTELPDAYKSVLEAFVHAGVENDARVKIQWINSEELKTDDALEEQLGGVDGILVLPGFGNRGTEGKILAAKYAREKKVPYLGICLGLQTAVIDFARNVCGLEKASSTEFNKRTPHPVIDLMDAQKKVKRKGATMRLGAYNCDLQPKTKTYRAYRKKRISERHRHRYEVNNSYRKTLQKHGLCFSGINPELNLVEIIELPDHPWFVASQFHPELKSRVNRAHPLFRNFVKASVKHHNSK from the coding sequence TTGGCTAAACAACCGACGAAATTCATTTTTGTTCTAGGTGGTGTCATGTCCGGTCTGGGGAAGGGGATCGCTTCGGCATCCATCGGTTATCTTCTGAAGAAGCGGGGGCTCGCGGTCACTATTCTCAAACTTGACCCGTACTTGAATGTCGATCCTGGCACCATGAATCCCTATCAACATGGAGAGGTATTCGTGCTAGATGACGGTTCGGAGACGGACCTTGACCTCGGTCATTACGAGCGCTTTATTGATGTGGATATGAGTAAGGCAAATAACGCCACTGCCGGGCAGGTCTACCGGGCGGTCCTCGACAAGGAGCGCAAGGGTGACTATCTCGGGCAGACGATCCAGGTCATTCCTCACATCACCGATGAATTGAGGCGCAGGATTATTGAAACTAACAAGCCTAAGCGCTTCGATGTTGTGATTGCAGAAGTAGGAGGGACAGTAGGTGACATCGAGAGTCAGCCCTTTTTGGAGACTATCCGCCAGATTCGACTGGATGCGGGGCGCGAAAATTGCTTCATTGCCCTCCTGACCTTACTCCCTTACGTGGATGCCAGTGAGGAGTTGAAAACAAAACCGACCCAGCACAGTGTCATGAAGCTTCGGGAGATCGGTCTGGAGCCCAACTTGATACTTTGCCGAACCTCTCACCACATCCTAAAATCTGCGAAAGAGAAAATCTCTCTCTTTTGCAATGTTCCGTCCAGTCATGTGATTGAAGCGCGGGAAGTTAAGAGTATCTATGAAGTACCTTTGGTTTTTCATCAGCAAGGTGTGGGCGATATTATAGCTGATCAGTTACAAATGGATGGAGCGCACCCTAAAATTGAGGAGCTTAAGGAATTTATCAATCGTTTCAAGAATCCTAGCCATGAGGTGACCATCGCTCTCTGCGGCAAGTACACGGAGCTACCTGACGCCTACAAGAGTGTTCTGGAAGCCTTCGTACACGCCGGCGTGGAAAACGATGCAAGAGTAAAGATTCAGTGGATCAATTCAGAGGAGCTGAAGACGGACGATGCTCTTGAGGAGCAACTGGGTGGGGTTGACGGAATCCTTGTGCTGCCGGGATTTGGCAACAGGGGGACGGAAGGGAAGATACTGGCGGCGAAGTACGCTCGTGAGAAAAAAGTTCCTTATCTCGGTATATGCCTCGGTCTTCAGACTGCTGTCATCGATTTTGCAAGAAATGTTTGTGGTCTTGAAAAGGCTAGCAGCACGGAATTCAACAAGAGAACACCTCATCCCGTGATCGATCTCATGGATGCTCAGAAGAAGGTGAAACGTAAGGGTGCCACCATGCGTCTCGGTGCCTACAACTGTGATCTGCAACCCAAGACAAAGACATACAGGGCTTACAGGAAAAAGCGAATATCTGAGCGCCACAGACACAGGTACGAGGTAAATAACAGTTACCGCAAGACACTTCAGAAGCACGGTCTCTGTTTCAGCGGTATCAATCCGGAACTGAACCTCGTTGAGATCATTGAACTGCCTGACCATCCGTGGTTCGTGGCTAGTCAATTCCATCCTGAGCTGAAAAGCCGGGTCAACCGGGCTCATCCGCTCTTCCGCAACTTCGTGAAAGCGTCGGTTAAACACCACAATTCGAAATGA
- the kdsA gene encoding 3-deoxy-8-phosphooctulonate synthase, giving the protein MTVTVGNIRFGGDGLPVIAGPCVIESRDHALKMAMELKSITADLDLSFVYKSSFDKANRTSIESYRGPGLENGLKILADIKSEVGVPVLTDIHSPDQVQAVAEVADVIQIPAFLCRQTDLLVAAGKTGTCINIKKGQFIAPGDVVNIVKKIEATGNTNILITERGASFGYNNLVADMRAIPVLKESGYPVVFDATHSAQRPNALDGQTGGDREMVPVLAKAAVAAGCDAFFMEIHDDVDNARSDAATQWPLQQTAKLLRELNAIRKVVAKG; this is encoded by the coding sequence ATGACTGTTACAGTAGGTAACATAAGATTTGGAGGTGATGGCCTCCCTGTTATTGCTGGTCCTTGTGTGATTGAGTCACGAGATCACGCCTTGAAAATGGCGATGGAGCTTAAATCGATCACCGCTGATTTGGATCTGTCTTTCGTCTACAAATCATCATTCGATAAGGCGAACCGTACCTCTATTGAATCTTACCGCGGGCCAGGACTTGAAAACGGATTGAAGATTCTGGCGGATATAAAGAGTGAGGTCGGCGTCCCGGTGCTGACAGATATACACAGTCCGGATCAGGTGCAAGCCGTGGCTGAAGTCGCCGATGTGATTCAGATTCCCGCTTTTCTTTGTCGACAGACAGACCTGCTCGTTGCGGCGGGGAAAACAGGTACGTGCATTAACATCAAGAAGGGTCAGTTTATCGCTCCGGGAGATGTGGTCAATATTGTTAAGAAAATTGAAGCCACAGGCAACACGAATATCCTCATCACGGAGCGGGGCGCCTCTTTCGGTTACAACAATCTTGTGGCGGATATGCGTGCTATCCCAGTCTTGAAGGAGAGTGGCTATCCGGTGGTGTTTGATGCAACCCACAGTGCCCAAAGACCGAATGCTCTCGATGGCCAGACCGGTGGCGACCGGGAAATGGTACCTGTGCTCGCAAAGGCCGCGGTTGCGGCTGGATGCGATGCGTTCTTTATGGAGATTCACGATGACGTAGATAACGCCAGGAGCGATGCCGCTACGCAGTGGCCTTTACAACAAACCGCAAAGCTGCTACGGGAATTGAATGCAATCCGTAAAGTTGTAGCAAAGGGGTAA
- a CDS encoding HAD hydrolase family protein — MNSQLEKVIKKVRIILTDVDGVLTDGAVYMGNDNTEFKRFSILDGPAFAMARVAGLKVIIVSGRYSPATESRARELGLENDCYQGELDKMIIYEKVKEKYGFTDDEAAFVGDDLIDLSVMKNVALPIAVANAHSLVKETARLTTIASGGEGAFREAVELILKSQGIYEATLKRLRKKVLTKNRVDNGEE; from the coding sequence GTGAACAGTCAACTGGAGAAAGTGATAAAGAAGGTCAGGATTATTCTAACCGATGTGGACGGTGTACTGACGGACGGCGCAGTCTATATGGGCAATGACAACACAGAATTCAAACGGTTCAGTATTCTTGATGGTCCTGCGTTCGCCATGGCCAGAGTGGCGGGACTGAAAGTTATTATCGTTTCTGGCAGATACTCGCCAGCCACAGAGTCTCGCGCAAGAGAGTTGGGACTGGAGAACGACTGTTATCAGGGTGAGTTGGATAAGATGATCATCTATGAAAAAGTGAAGGAGAAATACGGTTTTACAGATGATGAGGCAGCTTTTGTTGGCGATGATCTCATCGATCTTTCTGTGATGAAAAATGTAGCGTTGCCGATTGCGGTAGCTAATGCCCATTCGCTTGTGAAAGAGACAGCCAGACTGACGACTATCGCCAGCGGTGGCGAAGGTGCTTTCAGGGAAGCGGTGGAACTCATTCTAAAGAGTCAGGGAATTTATGAGGCGACATTAAAGAGACTCCGAAAAAAAGTCTTAACAAAGAATCGAGTTGATAATGGCGAAGAATAA